From a single Rosa rugosa chromosome 7, drRosRugo1.1, whole genome shotgun sequence genomic region:
- the LOC133721560 gene encoding uncharacterized protein LOC133721560 isoform X1, which yields MGKPSLSLRLTLLFSFSLTASYSFTPSSSFPTSLKQSSPSPKATPSDLLSLLGPKSQSSSVEPLLAQELTSCFKFLVPFRPNAKKLVPEKFSGRKFLTFKQKGQREEEEDRLVWWPPQPVLELARLAVDSGGDPAAIQRALDPTMITVPDVEGSEENRCQLTRTPYGRHFISEELNSYIGFLFELILARGPTVGLNVSLNRYDLFHGHLFLALDTGRLGILFHAKEYPAYDKELFPYNMGFCQRGSNVTYDDSMNLRNILWLAPLPSNSAKGWEAPGVLVVLNARPDGIIYRDLIPEYVNFARTIYEDDLGEVAVDVNYLAVGNPEPRFQLFIC from the exons ATGGGGAAGCCCTCTCTCTCACTTAGATTGACacttctcttctccttctctctcacAGCTTCCTACTCCTTCACaccctcttcttctttcccaACTTCTCTCAAACAATCTTCACCATCTCCCAAAGCCACCCCTTCAGACCTTCTCTCTCTGCTGGGCCCCAAATCCCAGTCTTCATCCGTTGAGCCCCTCCTGGCCCAAGAACTCACTTCCTGCTTCAAGTTCCTCGTACCCTTTAGGCCCAATGCCAAGAAACTGGTCCCGGAGAAGTTTTCCGGTAGAAAATTCTTGACGTTCAAGCAAAAGGGTCAacgagaagaggaggaggatagGCTTGTTTGGTGGCCCCCTCAGCCGGTTTTGGAGCTGGCCCGCCTTGCCGTTGACTCCGGCGGAGACCCGGCTGCTATTCAACGGGCTTTGGATCCGACTATGATCACT GTACCTGATGTTGAAGGATCTGAAGAGAACCGATGTCAGCTTACCAGAACTCCATATGGGAGACATTTCATAAGTGAG GAGTTGAATTCATATATTGGATTTTTATTTGAACTTATTCTTGCCCGCGGTCCCACTGTTGGGTTGAATGTGTCGTTGAATCGTTATGATTTGTTCCATGGCCACCTATTCCTTGCCTTAGACACTGGAAGACTTGGTATATT GTTTCATGCGAAAGAATACCCTGCATATGATAAAGAATTATTTCCATACAACATGGGTTTCTGTCAAAGAG GGTCCAATGTGACGTATGATGACTCAATGAACCTGCGAAATATCCTCTGGCTAGCTCCATTGCCAAGCAATTCAGCCAAAGGTTGGGAAGCACCAG GTGTCCTGGTGGTGCTCAATGCCCGTCCAGATGGAATCATATATAGAGATCTCATACCCGAATATGTAAATTTTGCAAGGACTATATATGAAG ACGATCTTGGGGAGGTTGCAGTTGATGTCAACTATTTGGCTGTGGGAAATCCGGAGCCGAGGTTTCAACTTTTTATTTGCTGA
- the LOC133721560 gene encoding uncharacterized protein LOC133721560 isoform X2, with protein MGKPSLSLRLTLLFSFSLTASYSFTPSSSFPTSLKQSSPSPKATPSDLLSLLGPKSQSSSVEPLLAQELTSCFKFLVPFRPNAKKLVPEKFSGRKFLTFKQKGQREEEEDRLVWWPPQPVLELARLAVDSGGDPAAIQRALDPTMITVPDVEGSEENRCQLTRTPYGRHFISEELNSYIGFLFELILARGPTVGLNVSLNRYDLFHGHLFLALDTGRLGILFHAKEYPAYDKELFPYNMGFCQRGSNVTYDDSMNLRNILWLAPLPSNSAKGWEAPGVLVVLNARPDGIIYRDLIPEYVNFARTIYEDYVSWSRINLK; from the exons ATGGGGAAGCCCTCTCTCTCACTTAGATTGACacttctcttctccttctctctcacAGCTTCCTACTCCTTCACaccctcttcttctttcccaACTTCTCTCAAACAATCTTCACCATCTCCCAAAGCCACCCCTTCAGACCTTCTCTCTCTGCTGGGCCCCAAATCCCAGTCTTCATCCGTTGAGCCCCTCCTGGCCCAAGAACTCACTTCCTGCTTCAAGTTCCTCGTACCCTTTAGGCCCAATGCCAAGAAACTGGTCCCGGAGAAGTTTTCCGGTAGAAAATTCTTGACGTTCAAGCAAAAGGGTCAacgagaagaggaggaggatagGCTTGTTTGGTGGCCCCCTCAGCCGGTTTTGGAGCTGGCCCGCCTTGCCGTTGACTCCGGCGGAGACCCGGCTGCTATTCAACGGGCTTTGGATCCGACTATGATCACT GTACCTGATGTTGAAGGATCTGAAGAGAACCGATGTCAGCTTACCAGAACTCCATATGGGAGACATTTCATAAGTGAG GAGTTGAATTCATATATTGGATTTTTATTTGAACTTATTCTTGCCCGCGGTCCCACTGTTGGGTTGAATGTGTCGTTGAATCGTTATGATTTGTTCCATGGCCACCTATTCCTTGCCTTAGACACTGGAAGACTTGGTATATT GTTTCATGCGAAAGAATACCCTGCATATGATAAAGAATTATTTCCATACAACATGGGTTTCTGTCAAAGAG GGTCCAATGTGACGTATGATGACTCAATGAACCTGCGAAATATCCTCTGGCTAGCTCCATTGCCAAGCAATTCAGCCAAAGGTTGGGAAGCACCAG GTGTCCTGGTGGTGCTCAATGCCCGTCCAGATGGAATCATATATAGAGATCTCATACCCGAATATGTAAATTTTGCAAGGACTATATATGAAG ATTATGTATCGTGGTCGCGGATCAACCTGAAATGA
- the LOC133721561 gene encoding uncharacterized protein LOC133721561 produces the protein MGSEEPRDPLQGVDWKAVGNDMQRNPGDKPGIKKRLPKKIRQIPECYFLPRRSRLYNFTFVGACIAGGIGAGMLVEMWINKKVREDGGVLWEFDK, from the exons ATGGGCAGCGAGGAGCCAAGAGACCCGTTGCAAGGGGTCGATTGGAAAGCTGTTGGTAATGACATGCAGAGGAATCCCGGTGATAAACCAGGAATAAAGAAGCGGCTTCCCAAGAAGATTAGGCAGATTCCAGAGTGCTATTTTCTTCCTCGAAGATCTCGACTCTACAACTTTACATTTGTTGGAGCATGTATTGCTGGTGGAATTGGTGCAGGGATGCTGGTGGAGATGTGGATAAACAAGAAAGTTAGAG AGGATGGAGGCGTATTATGGGAGTTTGACAAATAA